Within the Arthrobacter sp. UKPF54-2 genome, the region TCCGGCCATGCCCCCTCCGATGACGAGGACGTCGGTGGACTGGCCGCCGGAGGGCAGTCCGTCGGTAGACAGGGAACCGGCGGACGGGACGTGCTTAGACATTGCTTGCTCCTGATGGTGACGAGGGGATCGAGAGGTTGGATTTGAGTTTCAGGCCGACGGCGACCAGCAGGGCCGCCGCGATGGCGGCCGCGCCGGCGAAGGCGACGAAGTTGGAATTGACGCCCAGTCCGGCCGCCAGCAGGAGGCCGCCCACCTGGGGTGCGGCGACGGCGCCGATCCGGCCGGTTCCCAGCGCCCAGCCCAGCGCGGTCCCGCGCAGGTGTCCGGGATAGTGGCTCGCGACGGCGGCGATGATCAGGCACTGGGTGCCGTGGGTTCCGACGCCGGCGAGGACCAGCATGAGGTAGACGACCGTGACCGGCGGGCCGGTCACGAGGACCACGAGGGCGACGGCGGCGACGGCGGCCGCGGCGATCGCCGTCGGGATCGGGCCGAACCGGGTCCCGGCCCAGGCCGTGATGACCGAGCCGGCCACCGCGCCAAGGTTCAGGGCCAGGGCAAAGGTCAGGGCGGAGCCCAGGTTGTAGCCAGCCAGCTGCATGAGGTTGGGCAGCCAGGTGCCGAGGCCGTACCAGGCGAACAGGGTGGCGATCGTGGCCACGGCAAACAGCATGCTGATCCCCAGGTAGGGGGCCCGGAGCAGGGACGAGAAGCCGGCCGGCTCCTTGATGCCGTGGGCGCCCGCGGCGGCCCGTCGGCCCGCCCTGCCGGCCGCCCTTGGTGCGGCGCCGGCCGGCGCGAGCGTCTCCGGCAGGTACTTGACGCCGAGCGGCACCACGATCACCAGGGCCAGCACGGCCACCAGGAACATGGATTCCCAGCCGAACGCGGGGATGAGCTGGATGCCGACGAGGGCGGCGATGGAGCCGCCGATCGGGACCCCGGACATCATCAGGGTGGCGATGGTGGACCGCCATTTGGTGGGCACCAGTTCCGCGACCAGGGCATTGGCCGAGGGCACCAGCCCGCCGAGTCCGATGCCCGCCAGCAGGCGCAGTGCGCCGAACACGGGGGCGTTAGGCGCGAACGCGCAGAGAACGGTGAAGAGCGAGAAGACGATGGCGCAGCCGAGGATGGTCCGGCGGCGGCCCCAGGAGTCGGCCATCCGGCCGGCGAAAATGGCGCCGATCATCATGCCGACGAAGGCCATGGATCCGATGGTCCCGGCGGTGGCCTTGCTCAGGCCCCAGCCCGTCTCGGAGATCAGCGAGGACTGGACGGTGCCGTAAACGATCAGGTCATACCCGTCGAAGACCACCAGGAGCCAGCAGACGAGGACCGCGGCCGCCGAGCCTTTGGAAAAACGGGAAGCGGGCCCGTCCGCGCCGGCGGAGGCGGCAGTCCCCGGCGCGGACCGTTGCGGCGCTGCAACAGATGGTGTGTGATTCATGCCACTCACTGTCCTAGCCCCTGCAGGTGAACCACAATACAATTCTGATGTGCAGAATGAGCCAGCGCCCAGGTCAGCCCGGAAGCCCGTGCAGAAGCGGCCCACCTATTCGATCGAGGCGGTCGACAACGCCCTGCAGCTCCTGCAGCTGCTCCGCGACGGCGGAGCGCTGCGGCTCAAGGACGCCGCCGAGGAGCTGGGAGTGGCTCCGTCCACCGCCCACCGCCTGCTCGCCATGCTCGTATACCGGGGCTTCGCCGTGCAGGACGAGACCCGCCGGTACGTCCCCGGCCCGGCCATGGGCGTCGGCCCGGCCGGGCTCGCCTGGACGCGGCTGCTGCGCACCCTCGCCCAGCCGCACATGGAATTGCTCTCCGCCCGGCTCAACGAGACCGTGAACCTGATGGTGCGCGTTGGCACAAAAGTGCGGTTCCTGGCCACGGTGGAGGGAAACAACGTGTTGCGGGTGGGTGACCGGCAGGGAACCGTGATGCCGGCCAACAGGACCTCCGGCGGCAAGGCCATGCTCGCGGAACTGGATCCGCCGATGATCGAGCAGCTCTTCCGCAGCAACAACGCCGAGATCGGCGGGGACACCATCCCGGACGCCGAGTACCCGGCCTTCCTGCGCGAGCTGGAGTCGACCCGCAGCAACGGCTTCGCAGCCAATTTCGAGGGCACCGAGGAAGGGGTGAGCGCGCTCGGCATGGCCCTGCACAACCGCCGCGGCCTCGTTGTGGGGGCGCTCAGCGTCGCCACTCCGGCCACCCGGTTCCGCCGGGTGTTCGACGCCGGGCTCGTCCCCGCGCTGCGGGAGACCTGCCGGCAGCTCGAGATCGACATCGCCGCGAACCCGGCCGAGCCGGACTGAGCCGGACTGAGCCGCGGGCGGCGAGCCCGGTAGCCCCCGCGAGCAATTCTGACCAGCAGAATATGTTGGAGGTCACACCCGGGGCTCCGTATGGTCGAACTACGCCTAAAACCTGTTCTGACCTACCGAGGAGGCCCACGTGTCCATCAGCGCCGAGAACACGACCCATGAATCAGTGGCTGCGGGCCACACAGCCCCCGAACCCACGCCCGAAGAGGCCGCGCAGCTTCAGGAGCTGTACCGCGACTTTGACCGCGAGAACCTGATCCCGCTCTGGACCGAGATCGCGGACCTCATGCCGATGGTCCCGAGCCCGAAGGCCGTCCCCCACGTCTGGCGGTGGAGCGACCTGTACCCGCTGGCGGCCCGCGCCGGCGATCTGGTCCCGGTGGGCCGCGGCGGCGAACGCCGCGCCATTGCCCTCGCCAACCCGGGCCTGGGCAACACCCCCTACGCCACCCCCACCCTGTGGGCAGCCATCCAGTACCTCGGGGCCCGCGAGACCGCCCCGGAACACCGCCACTCGCAGAACGCCTTCCGCTTCGTCGTCGAAGGCGAAGGCGTCTGGACCGTGGTGAACGGTGACCCGGTGCGGATGTCCCGCGGCGACTTCCTGCTCACCCCGGGCTGGAACTTCCACGGCCACCACAACGACACCGATGAGCCGATGGCCTGGATCGACGGCCTGGACATCCCGTTTGTGCACTACGCCGACGCCGGCTTCTTCGAGTTCGGCACGGAGAGGGTCACCGACGAAGCCACCCCGGACATCTCACGTTCCGAACGGCTCTGGGCCCACCCGGGCCTGCGCCCGCTCTCCGGACTGGACGACACCACCAGCTCCCCGATCGCCGCCTACCGCTGGGAATACACGGACCGCGCCCTGCGCGAGCAGCTGCTGTTGGAGGACGAGGGCCACCCGGCCACCGTGTCCCAGGGCCACGCCGCCGTCCGCTTCACCAACCCCACCACCGGCGGCGACGTGATGCCGACCATCCGGGCCGAAGTCCACCGCCTCCGCGCCGGCGCCGGCACCGAGACGGTGCGCGAGGTCGGTTCCAGCGTCTGGCAGGTCTTCGAGGGCCGCGGCTCCGTGGTCCTGGACGGCGAGACCCGGACCCTGGAAAAGGGCGACCTGTTCGTGGTCCCGTCTTGGGCGGCCTGGTCGCTCCAGGCCGAGAGCGAGTTCGATCTCTTCCGCTTCAGCGACGCCCCCATTTTCGAACGGCTGAACTTCAACCGCACCTACATCGAAGGACGCAAGAACGCATGAAACTCCTTACCCTCCGCACCGGAAACGGCTCGACCAAGGCCGTGCGCCAGGACGGCGACACCTTGACCGAGATCGACGGTTTCGCCGACGTCGGAGCCCTGCTCCGCACCGAAGGCTGGGAAGCGACCGCTCGGAACGCCGACGGCGCCACCCACCCGCTCGAAGGCGCGGACCTCGACGCCGTGGTCCCCTCCCCCGGCAAGATCATCTGCGTGGGCCACAACTACCGCAACCACATCAAGGAAATGGGCCGGGAAGTCCCGGAGTTCCCCACCCTGTTCGCCAAGTACGCCGAATCCCTGATCGGCCCGAACGACGACCTGGCCCTCCCGCAGGAATCCGACACGGTGGATTGGGAGTCCGAACTCGCCGTCGTCATCGGCAAGAAGGGCCGCCGGATTTCCGAAGCCGACGCCGCGGACCAC harbors:
- a CDS encoding aromatic acid/H+ symport family MFS transporter — translated: MNHTPSVAAPQRSAPGTAASAGADGPASRFSKGSAAAVLVCWLLVVFDGYDLIVYGTVQSSLISETGWGLSKATAGTIGSMAFVGMMIGAIFAGRMADSWGRRRTILGCAIVFSLFTVLCAFAPNAPVFGALRLLAGIGLGGLVPSANALVAELVPTKWRSTIATLMMSGVPIGGSIAALVGIQLIPAFGWESMFLVAVLALVIVVPLGVKYLPETLAPAGAAPRAAGRAGRRAAAGAHGIKEPAGFSSLLRAPYLGISMLFAVATIATLFAWYGLGTWLPNLMQLAGYNLGSALTFALALNLGAVAGSVITAWAGTRFGPIPTAIAAAAVAAVALVVLVTGPPVTVVYLMLVLAGVGTHGTQCLIIAAVASHYPGHLRGTALGWALGTGRIGAVAAPQVGGLLLAAGLGVNSNFVAFAGAAAIAAALLVAVGLKLKSNLSIPSSPSGASNV
- a CDS encoding IclR family transcriptional regulator; translated protein: MQNEPAPRSARKPVQKRPTYSIEAVDNALQLLQLLRDGGALRLKDAAEELGVAPSTAHRLLAMLVYRGFAVQDETRRYVPGPAMGVGPAGLAWTRLLRTLAQPHMELLSARLNETVNLMVRVGTKVRFLATVEGNNVLRVGDRQGTVMPANRTSGGKAMLAELDPPMIEQLFRSNNAEIGGDTIPDAEYPAFLRELESTRSNGFAANFEGTEEGVSALGMALHNRRGLVVGALSVATPATRFRRVFDAGLVPALRETCRQLEIDIAANPAEPD
- a CDS encoding cupin domain-containing protein, producing the protein MSISAENTTHESVAAGHTAPEPTPEEAAQLQELYRDFDRENLIPLWTEIADLMPMVPSPKAVPHVWRWSDLYPLAARAGDLVPVGRGGERRAIALANPGLGNTPYATPTLWAAIQYLGARETAPEHRHSQNAFRFVVEGEGVWTVVNGDPVRMSRGDFLLTPGWNFHGHHNDTDEPMAWIDGLDIPFVHYADAGFFEFGTERVTDEATPDISRSERLWAHPGLRPLSGLDDTTSSPIAAYRWEYTDRALREQLLLEDEGHPATVSQGHAAVRFTNPTTGGDVMPTIRAEVHRLRAGAGTETVREVGSSVWQVFEGRGSVVLDGETRTLEKGDLFVVPSWAAWSLQAESEFDLFRFSDAPIFERLNFNRTYIEGRKNA
- a CDS encoding fumarylacetoacetate hydrolase family protein, with the translated sequence MKLLTLRTGNGSTKAVRQDGDTLTEIDGFADVGALLRTEGWEATARNADGATHPLEGADLDAVVPSPGKIICVGHNYRNHIKEMGREVPEFPTLFAKYAESLIGPNDDLALPQESDTVDWESELAVVIGKKGRRISEADAADHIAGYAVLNDVSMRDYQFRTVQWLQGKTWEKSTPFGPALVTKDEFSGGLMTTAVDGEIQQSTPTGDVVFTPEFLVSYISTIITLNPGDVIATGTPGGVGHAQDPKRYLQEGQLLITSIEGLGELKNRVVKEA